The nucleotide sequence attctaaaaaataacCAAACTGGCCTTAAGTGATATAACATCCACCCAAGGAGGAAAACAACCATGAAGCACCATATGTCTAGagcttgatcttgatgaatcatCAGAAAAGAGCTATGTGCCGAAGGAAAAGCAATCTAAATCTCTTGGACAAGTAGATGCCTCTAAAATTTTCTATTGCAAGGAACTAGTATCAAAAGTTTTGTCGCTTGAGCCAAGCCTATCTATGGTCCAAGCCAAGCCATGGAATCACAATTGATGCACCCTCCAAAAAGAAGAGTTCTCATGCACGTACCAATTTTGATATAGTCTCAAGACTCCATCTTATACTTAGTTTatgttttttgttgtttctgTATTTTCCATCCAAAGCCATGTTTAGGCTTGAATTTTCAATCGAGTCATGTACTAGTACTGCAAAGCAAAAAGGGTCCACCTAGGTGTGATAGGAAGCCTAACCCAACTCCAAACCACCACACTTAATTGCTTGAGCCTTAACCTTTCTTCAATGCCCACGATCATCACTCATCTCTAGGAACGGAGGAGGATATATGATAGTcttgaaaatagaattgttgaaTGTATGAAAAAAGGGGGAAGAAAGTTAGAAACGAAAAAAAAGATACAATATAAATCTGTAGAAATACGCAGAAATCTACAGAAaacaacacaaaaaaaaatactattcacgtgaacagtaacccgacccgTTACTGTTCACAGAACAGTAACCCGATCCGTTACTGTTCACGAAACAGTAACCCGACCCGTTACTGTTCACGAAACAGTAACCCGACCCGGTTACTATTCACCGAACAGTAACTCAGCTTATAAAAAGAGAGGAcaacagccaaaaaaaaaagagagagaaaaaacccTAGAAAGGTGAGTGCCACCGTGGGCGAAGCCCTGAGAGATCCTTTCCTTCCACTTTTATCCTGCTTCTTGACCTATTTCTTCCTGGAGTCACCTTCTTAACCCCGTTATCCTTCATCTCGATACCTTGGTGGAGCGCGGCCTGAAGATTCTCATTGGATTGGATGGACCAAACTTGCAGAGGTAATTATCTGACTAGTTCTATCACCATCTTTTGCCCAGCCCTTGTTTCTTCATCCATCAATCATTATCTCCACCCATCATCATTACCATCGTAGTCATCTATCACATCCTTGAAACCCGAGTTTATTGGcagtatttttttattgttctaTTGTGGTTATTTTTAGTTTGCTGCCCTagttatatttcattgattaggcTTCATTAATAAGATATCCATCATGTTATGTTTTGCGTTCACATACCTCTATAATGTTTTTTTGGAATGATGAGTATTTGCTGAAGTGTCTAATCAATCGCACCATAATTGATTATTATGAAATCAATCTACATATGTAGTAATCGATTATAGATTGCAccaaagtggtatcagagcaaatagGTCTTGCATATCTAGGAATTTTTATTATTGTGTTTGCATCATAACATTCATTTTTTCTGCACTTTAAATTCTGAGTATTAAATTTCTGCACTTCAAAACagacaaatatattttttggattaaaaaaatagtaaattatattttctgcatttaaaactacaaaaattttaatttttgaaaaatacaaaaaaatagtttttacattaaaaaaaattctacatTCATTTTTcccattttaaaaataaaaaaaaatctgcattaaaatattaatttctgtatTAAAATATTCATTTTCGGCGttaaaaaaaatcgaaaaaaatctgaaaaaaaaaaatctgtttcaCCTCCATAACATTAGAAGCACCTTCGAAACagttttggatcaaattttagCCTACAATCATGTCTGATAATTGGCAAGATACATTTAGAACCCAACAACAAACCTTAAAGCAAATCCAACGATAGGTGAAACACCTCTCCAACTTCATGACTAGACTAGAATTGAACATACCTAAGATAGTGAGATAGAGGAGAGAGGAAAACCATCGGGATGAGCCAAGATGTAGAGTCAGACCTCAAGGTAGACAAAGGATCAATCAGAGGGTAGTCGAGAGTAGTGAGTCAGATGAGATTGAAAATGACTTAGACGACCAACCACTGCGTAGGAACAGAGAGAGATCACCACATAGAGAACTCCCTCGTGCAAGACGTTGGGATGATGGCATTCACATTGATGTTGGAAATTTTGAGAGGCGTTTCCAGCCAGATGCTTTTCTTGATTGGGTCGACAAAATCGGCCAATATTTTGATTGAAAGAAAATCCCTGAGGATAAAAAAGTCAAATTTGTGACCCTCAAATTAAAAAGGCATGCACTGGTTTGGTGGAAGCAACTCCAGGAACGAAGAGTTCAGCAAGTAAGGATAAGATCCGTACCTGAagtaagatgaagaagaagttgagAAAGCAATTTGTCCCATTGGATTATCGCCAAAACCTCCGACAAGGGATTAGGACCATGGATGAGTACACCGAGGAGTTCTATGAGCTCCAAGCAAGAAACGGCCTTAGTGAGGACCCCATTTATGTTGCTAGTAGATATATCAATGGCTTGAGACGAAACATCCTGGACCAAGTGAAGATGTTCGATGTCTTGAGTATTGATGATGCCCATCGCCGTGCACTGAGAGTGGAAGCACGACAAAGGCGAACTAGTGGTGATTCACTGTGTCATGGTCGCGCCTAGGCAACCCGTCCAGGACAATTGGTTGAGGCGAAGTATTTTCTTGACTATAGGTACTGCAGGAGGATATAGATGTTCTATTTTGATTGATAGTGGCAGTATTGAAAACTTCGTGTCTAAATACATGGTTGATAAACTAAAGATACCTACACAAAAGATTCATAAACCATATAAAGTATCTTGGgcttgaatggattaaatttttCCATTTTAGGCTTTCAAATATTGAAATTTCAACAATAAAATTTCAATAGATCATAAAGCAGCAGTAACAGATAATACAAGAGcacagaaaaccaagttttcCAAATTTGAAAATAGCTGAAACATATAGTACAGATATTTAAACCAGAATTCCAGCAGTTAAACAGAAAAATGTGGCCACTAATTTCATAGCAAGTTTTAATCTAGGGAATAActttcaagaaaaagaaatatacaGCATGCTACAGAATCATAGAAATTATGTATCAGAAGGTTTAGACTGTTGGAACCAAGGTCGACGGAACTGTCCCGAACCGGAAGATTTTGGCTGATCCAAGCCGTACCGATGGCTCTGGTACGGTTCCGACAACAAAAATAAGACCCGTtgccaaagcaaaaaaaagagagcgagcaggggaggaaggaagagggagaggtcgGGAGAGCCAGCAAATCGCttgctgacttcacttaaaaattttgaatttttttaatttcgcgatttttaagtgaagtcagcaaGTGATTTGTCTTCGCTTAAAAAACTTTTTTAAGCCGCAGCCGGATCCCTATTTCATTCAAAACAGGGGAACTGGCAGCGGCTTTGCCTGTCACGGCCTCCGCCACCCCCCGCGGCCTCCGCCAGCCCTCTATCGGCGTCcacttccctccctctcttctccttctctctttcttttcctctctcccatgGTACCATGCCCTCGCTCATCGGTACACGCTCGGTACGAGCCGTACCGGCTCATACCGCTAGAGAACCAGTACAATGCCCAGTACTAGTTCCTCCGACCTTAGTTAGAACTAACAAAAATTAATTCAGTAATTATCAACAAACATGCattcatatataaatattaacgAAAATAGAGAATCTGGCTTGGATGAGGCACAAGTATCACTGCACAAAAACCTCTGATGCCTCCGCTACATGCAGGTCCACGGGGCAACAGTGGCTCCAAGGTACAACCCCTCGATAACCCTAACCTATGAGTACAATCATGATAGGCAATATAAccatctctatctctctctctctctcacacacacacacacacagttgcccagaaaaagaagaaacaaattGGGAAGGAGAGAAATATCAATGGGAAGAGTGCATAAAATGATAAGGAATGCGGGTACTTCAAGTCTTTCTGTGATGGTATTCCACTCAGAAGGACTCATATATAGACCTATGTATTATAATGCTGGACCTCAATGATGTGGAGAGAGATTTTCTCTGACAGACCTCAGGTCTCGCAACAAGCCTGCAAACCCCTCAACAACCAGCCACTAAAGTTGAAAAACAATAAGCCACCAAATAGAGATAAGAATAAGATAAGAGGAAAGTTTTGAAGCTTAAGGAATTTGAGAAAACTAAAATACTTAAGAAATTTGgaataattaaaattaattaaaaaggtcAAATTCTAATGCTCGAATAATCCTAAATGGTTATAATATTTTTCGAGCAATGATTGTCATCTCAGCCTGAACCGCTCGATTCGGCGCATGCCAACCCTACTGTGTTTGGAACTAGGACGAGATAGGATTTTGGCTTTCTACAGGCCCCATATCGACCTAAACTGACCTATATTGGTCCAAACCGAGCAGTATTGTCCCATACCGAGGTGCATATAATATCATACCAACCTGTACTACCCAATTTCAGGCACTATCATGATACAAATTGAGAAAAAAGAATCAGAAGTTGCCGCAATACAGGGCAAAATTCGCCGTCTCAGTACCAAACCCCGTACCAGTGCCACGCTAGCACAGTATCGGTACGGTATGATACGAAATTTTTTGGCGTATCGAGTGTTGGTATGCTACATGTATTGGGCACTAGTACCGAACTGGTACAGTACGATATGCCTTGTACCGCTCAATTCGCGCCGATACAATTACCATGGTACGGGGTACGTATCGCACCATACCGAATTGGTAATGTACTGATATAGTATCTAGTACCAAGATTATAGAtcctggttccaagagaaaaaaaaatggttatCATGGTAATCTAATGTGCGCCAACTATTAACCTTTAATAGATTTAATTGCTTCAATAAATAAACGTGGAATTTCAATAGGCCATGTCTCAtagtataaaacaaaaataaaagcacTTATAACTTTTTATAGGATTTAATAATCAAAATGGATCTCACAGATAAGAATAAAAAATGTCGACACACCCAAGTAATTCATTGCTTAATTGATTCAATACCTTGGGAGGCCACTTGGGGAAAGCAGACTTGTAGTCGGGCAAGGAAGAAACACCAAGCCAAGTTTCTTCATTTGGAGTACCCAAAACTCTTCAAAGTTATACATGCACAAGAATTTGCATATAAGCGTTAGGTACAAAAGCAACACAGAGTGAaaccataatattaaattcatgATCAGAGTATCTATTAAACCTGaaaatcttaaacaattcatcaaTCTCAGAATCTCCAGGAAACAATGGCCGTTGGTTCACCATTTCAGCAAAAATACAACCCACCGACCAAACATCAACGGGGGTGGAGTAATTGCGAGACCCAAGAAGAATTTCTGGTGCCCTATACCATAGTGTCACCACCTATCGAAAAAAAGATAAGTAAAGAacaggggaaaaaagaaaaatctgcaacatTATTACTAGAAGGGacaaaagttgaaagaaagtttcattttcttgattgaaAGAGACATTTTTTCATTAAAATACAAATGCATACACTCTTATATGCCCAGTGGTTAAAAACAGCCAAACAAATGCACAGCACCAATAGATCTTGAATTAATGCAATATGCTTAGGGCCTGTTTGGCATCACTTCtattttttactttatttttaaaaacaaaatcatAGAAACCAAGATAAACAAACATGTTTATACTTTAtaccattattttttattttccatttttcaaaatttattttcattatttctagaaaaaatgaaagtaagaaTCTTTAAATCATGTCTTTTACCACCACCTCCGAGACCACCTCCATCATTGCCACAATCATTGTCATTGTCACCACTATCGTCTCCACCACCACCATTGCCACCGTCCCCCCACCTCTTCCGCCATACTATCTTCGCCACCATAGGATCTATCACATGGCCACCACCATCATCATTGCTACCACCACATCATCTGTGCCCCTATCACTGCGACTAGCACCACATAGCTAACATCCTCCTGCCATCGTCCCTGACACCAACTCCACTATGGCCTCCACTTCTCCACCACCACAATCACTGCCTCAGCCACCATTATTATGGTTATGCTTTTAAAAATAACTGATTATACCAAAAAGAATGATTATTACCTAGTTTTGGTcccggggagggggggggggaatggGGGCAAACCTAACCTTTAGCATTTTTTGCGCAAAGTAGCTGCTCCAGGACTTTAAATTGTGCCATTGCATTTTTCATCCTAGGCCTTTTACCATTATACCAAGCAATGGCcccttatatttatattttcaaaaatttagaaataaaatagaaacatttttttctatttttgaaaataagaaaagtgAAAGTATGCCAAACAACACCTTATATTCTATCTTTTTTCCCAAAGTTAAATGAATTCCACAACGCTATTTTTGACAGAAATAGTCTGAGAAATTCTCGTCTGAGCCACAAGTAAAGCAATTTTTTACCTACCCCATAAAAAATTGAACTTTCTGAAGAATGGAAGAAAAATTGCTGAAGCACAAAGGTACCTCATGAGTAAATGTCCGGACAGGGATACCAAATGCCCTGGCTAGTCCAAAGTCTGCAAGCTTCAGGGCATTAGTGCGTCGATCTATAAGCAAGTTCTGAGGTTTCAAATCTCGGTGAAGAACCCTATGAGAATGGCAGTATGCTATACCACAGAGGATCTGGTAGAGAAACATctgcaggaaaaagaaaagaaacaatatATCAGCTCTGAAGTTCAAACTGATAGTAGCCTAAAATGAGACTATAGCCACCATCTGGCATTTTTACTTGTTTACATTGGCTATTCAGCTACACAACTAAATTAGTTAGTACATCAAATGGTTAGAAATGCAGGTCAGCCACACTTctctaattaataaaatataagatCAAAGTCGTCAAATATAAAGTAAAACCATATTTATCATCAGCAATAAACTACTTGTAATAAAATGAGATCAATTATGGAGCACAGCTGTCTCCCTCAAATGATCGACCAGAATTCTAGTATTAGCTGTCAATCTAACATCAAGCCTCTTAGGACTGCTGTTGGATTCTTTCCCAAGGCAGTTAGGCAAGAAAGAACCAGCCATGAGACCTAGAGTACTAGTTGGTGGGTGGACAGAGCTATTTATTGCTCATGGTTTAATTCATGCAAGAAAAAAGCAAACCTCCATATTTCTGATCTCAGAAAGCATCTAAATGGAAAGGAAGATAGCAGGTCTGATAATAGGAAACAAATCTTCAAGGCACAGATTATAAGCCAAAGAGCAAACCAAAAGACAATCCATATACAAAGAAATATGATTAACCCACAGTAGATCATATACAAAAAAGGAAAGGGCTCCAATGTAAACATTCCGGGAAGCTTAATGAGTCCACCTGATGATAAGAAATCTTCTATAATAAGATCAGCAAGTACTCTAGTAATTAAAAGAAGCTTTCTGAAATAATTATGTTTCAAGTACTAACTCATACAAGTTCAACCATATAGGATGAAAGGCAACAGTGAATAGCAATTCTATAAAGAGTACATAGTCACTGTATAGGGTTTCttacaagtatatgattaagcATTACCAAGGTAATATGTCAGGAATATAATGTGAATGTAAAATTTATAATGAATACATATAAAACGGGATAAGAACCTCACTTTTATTAAGCGCGGATCTTTAGCAAGTTCTGGACAAGAATCCATGTGCTTTTTCAAGTCCAGGTCAAGATACTCAAAGACTAAGTATATTCGTTTCTCACTGTGCACCACATCTTGCAACCTGCTACTCAAACACCATTTGAATGCTTTAGAGTTTTAATTTGTGCTCAATATAAAGCCATAATAGACAAGCTAAAAATCGCAAAATGAGGATTAAATACGAAAAAAAGTGCTAGTAAGTGTTTCTGCAGAGAAAAGCCACAAATCACGAGATAAATattgcaaaataagaagaaaatgcAAAACAGAAATGTGTGTTCTACCGAATGAACTCATGCCTAGTGTTTCTGCAAGATACCAGCAAATGGATGGACATTCTGATGATAGTTTTTGACACGTCTCAAACCATTACAATAGTAACAAATATACGTAGAAGATTCACCAGCTTAACAGAAAAGAGTGCATAGTTAACATATCAAAAACATTTCACCAAATTTCTCAGACAACATCTACCAAATATTATGGTAGCATTACAGATGATTTCACTCGCATTCATGGCAGTTGTAGCATCAGCCcccattatcaaaaaaaaagggggggaaagACAAAGGTAACATGTCAAAACATGTACGTACTAACAGATTCCTTAAAACCTGCAAACAGAATTAAAGAGTTCACATTCCAAACAATATTGGTAACATTTCTTTCGATTACCATAGAATACAAAACTAATAAAAGTTCAAAATTGTTGATATAATAGTAAGTTTCCCCTGTAAAACTCATAATTCAACCTAGACATTAAAGTCATACATGAAATTTACCACGAAACTAGGAATTATTTTGTCTCAAATAATGGGGTTACTAAAACTGGAAGTATTAAAATAAGAATTTGCCTATCACATGTATTGGCTTCATCATATTTCTGCAGAACTCTAGCTTGTAGACTTGAACAGTCAAGCCAGAATGTGTACCTAAATATTTCAAAGCTGaatcaaatcaaaaaatcaaaacaaaagtTTTATGATATGAAGATTGAAGGGTCATTAAAGCTCTTCCGAACTCCTAGCATCTTGTCAATTAATATGATTTTCATACACA is from Phoenix dactylifera cultivar Barhee BC4 chromosome 18, palm_55x_up_171113_PBpolish2nd_filt_p, whole genome shotgun sequence and encodes:
- the LOC103721375 gene encoding cell division control protein 2 homolog; its protein translation is MDQYEKVEKIGEGTYGVVYKARDRLTNEMIALKKIRLEQEDEGVPSTAIREISLLKEMQHSNIVRLQDVVHSEKRIYLVFEYLDLDLKKHMDSCPELAKDPRLIKMFLYQILCGIAYCHSHRVLHRDLKPQNLLIDRRTNALKLADFGLARAFGIPVRTFTHEVVTLWYRAPEILLGSRNYSTPVDVWSVGCIFAEMVNQRPLFPGDSEIDELFKIFRVLGTPNEETWLGVSSLPDYKSAFPKWPPKDLATVVPNLEPAGVDLLSKMLCLDPSRRITARNALEHEYFKDLGMVP